ACAGCGCGCAAAAACAATCGGCGGTCGACAAGGCCATACATGCGTGGATCTTGCTGCTGGATGCCGATGAAGCATTGGCCGACGGCGCGCGCGAATACATCGAAAAGGCCCTCGAAAATCCGCAGGTCGCGGGCTTTCGTCTGCCGCGCCGCGAGCAGATGTTCTGGACCTTCCAGCATAGCTGGAGCTGGGTCAATGCGCATCTGCGGCTGTTCGACAAACGCCACGGCAAGCTCAATCAGGTGCCGGTGCATGCGGCACCCGAAGTCGATGGAAAAGTAATCGTACTACGAGCGCAGATGCTGCATTACGGCGAGCCCGACATCCACACCAAGGTTGAAAAAATCAATCACTATTCGACCGGGCTGGTCGCCGACAAACTCGCGCGTCGCAGTCGCTTTGTGGCTGCGCGCATGCTGCTTTATCCGCCGATATTTTTCCTGCGCCAATATATTTTCAAGCGCTATTTCCTCAACGGCTGGGCCGGATACATCAGTGCCGTGACCGGCGCGTATTACGTGTTTCTCAAGTACGCCAAGCTGCACGAAGCGCGCCGCCGCAAGCGCGACAAATAATTTCGCGAGAACACAGGCATTGGCCGTGCGTTTGCTGTTCGGCAACTAATGGCGGCGATCGCCAACAAACATGTGCGGCAAGTCTGGGCGATGCAGGAATACGCCGGGGATTACGACCCGCATGCCTGCCTGCGACATCCGATATACGGACCTGCGCAAAACGTGTGAGAAAACGTTTTCGATGCATCGTCAGTGCGAAGCGGTAGACAACGGGTCAGACCACCCCGGCGAGAACCTGACTAATTATTCGGACGTCACAACGTGTTTCCGCTGATCCCCGCAACACGGACGATACCGATGAACGAACCAGGTCGCCGGGTGCGGTTTATACCCAGGTCCACACCAGCAACATCGGTGCAACAAGACCGGTTATGACCGAAGGAAATCCCCGTGGGAAGGAAATGCAGTCTGATAGCGTGTGCAACACCGCATCGAACTGACAATGCAATACACAACAAAGAATGGACAACATCATGACCAGCATCGGCCCGAAAGCTCAGGGCAAAAACATCAAGCGCGTGGAATTGACAGGAAGTCTCCTGAGGAGTAGCTAGGCGTCACTCCACTCGCGTGCTAAGTAGGCGACGCCGGTTTCGCGCGCGAAGGCATCTGGCGTCCGCACGAGATGGACCTGCTTCCGCGCGCGATAGTCGCGTGCGAGTGCATGAGCCGG
The sequence above is drawn from the Pseudolysobacter antarcticus genome and encodes:
- a CDS encoding glycosyltransferase family 2 protein; this encodes MSREPLSAVITTLNNAATLERCLASVAWADEIVLLDSGSSDATLTIAEKFHCRIFSEPFKGYSAQKQSAVDKAIHAWILLLDADEALADGAREYIEKALENPQVAGFRLPRREQMFWTFQHSWSWVNAHLRLFDKRHGKLNQVPVHAAPEVDGKVIVLRAQMLHYGEPDIHTKVEKINHYSTGLVADKLARRSRFVAARMLLYPPIFFLRQYIFKRYFLNGWAGYISAVTGAYYVFLKYAKLHEARRRKRDK